In Necator americanus strain Aroian chromosome IV, whole genome shotgun sequence, the following proteins share a genomic window:
- a CDS encoding hypothetical protein (NECATOR_CHRIV.G17069.T2): protein MHLLAACGLFVVVASAYQNKKENDRCRYCHFLVATFEAGLRRTARQHFAGGDTAWEEKKLGKYATSETRFVEVMEGICKKNTIVEMDPFHGLHELEFRCNTLVEEHEDLLEDYYYKHQVKNMTEWLCEIQTKLCCPDGHYGKDCRECPGLKLAGMVCFGRGSCDGNGRRYGTGKCACEPGYVGNLCRQCAAGYFEKSRTDKTIECEKCFEGCAGGCSMSGPKGCVKCRSGWNETIEGCVDINECNTETTCPKANEKCVNLPGSYRCDCVDGYRREESSCVLDVEAEPYRMLIPPDTLLKGISMTSLALIIAFVIWRQSIYLLLLTTIAVAMIIFIDINVNPDTIPDSVKKYLTL from the exons ATGCATCTGCTAGCTGCTTGCGGCCTCTTCGTAGTGGTTGCCTCTGCCTAtcagaacaaaaaggaaaatgatagGTGTCGGTACTGCCACTTTTTAGTGGCTACATTCGAAGCT GGTTTGCGGAGAACTGCACGGCAGCACTTTGCTGGAGGTGACACAgcatgggaagaaaaaaagctggggAAATATGCCACAAG CGAAACCCGGTTTGTTGAAGTTATGGAAGGTATATGCAAAAAGAACACAATTGTTGAGATGGATCCTTTCCATGGACTTCATGAGTTAGAGTTTAGG TGCAATACTCTTGTCGAAGAACATGAAGATCTCTTAGAAGACTACTATTATAAGCACCAGGTGAAAAATATGACGGAATGGCTATGTGAGATACAAACCAAAC TTTGCTGTCCGGATGGTCACTATGGTAAAGACTGTCGAGAATGTCCTGGCCTAAAACTTGCGGGAATGGTGTGCTTCGGCCGTGGAAGCTGTGAT GGAAATGGTAGAAGATATGGCACGGGGAAATGTGCTTGCGAGCCAGGTTATGTTGGAAATCTGTGCAGACAATGTGCAGCTGGTTACTTTGAAAAGTCGAGAACAGACAAGACGATTGAATGTGAAA agtgCTTCGAGGGCTGTGCTGGAGGATGCTCAATGTCAGGCCCGAAAGGATGTGTGAAATGCAGAAGCGGGTGGAACGAAACGATAGAAGGATGCGTAG ATATAAATGAGTGTAACACGGAAACAACATGTCCGAAAGCCAACGAGAAGTGCGTAAATTTGCCAGGATCGTACCGATGTGATTGTGTTGATGGATACAGAAGAGAAGAATCGTCCTGTGTGTTGGACGTTGAAG CGGAACCGTATCGGATGCTGATTCCTCCTGACACATTGCTGAAAGGGATATCTATGACCAGTTTGGCACTGATCATCGCGTTCGTGATTTGGCGGCAATCGATTTATCTACTCCTCCTCACGACTATTGCAGTGGCAATGATCATCTTCATAGATATCAATGTGAACCCAGATACGATACCAGACAGTGTGAAAAAATACTTAACGTTGTGA
- a CDS encoding hypothetical protein (NECATOR_CHRIV.G17070.T1), translated as MEEAKNMALLFFMDHLMQKNGRRTIHDLSCQFGARGFSEEMRNAVGTTQEGLTEFLQQHPSLFTLEGDQVILNGFGDITAKNNPLLQSTSRNRDYEKEAVEFFVMKLTKFGPELQIKSLLGHRSQAAPEVRLVSGRHLKEFCEFLQSQNEHFVVEGDRVRLKNMPEPDDNAIELDDEGKPLAGVKAKQAAVEYLKSVLEQNEDQPIPLDVFYQRFCQRFSHSIRQDVATNPKELLQFLKLNRGLFFIRSNKVTLVKNRPSEDGSENGSDEGDMESNNNSVFPLDQNALARIHFVKALKPAQELVERLWQDINTQDKKVVGLDFKTVTVGIDGELFLSLCVVATQSQIGVFDLASSDVIIMESGLKDILESDKVTKVIHDARRVGSLLAHKYAVHMVNVFDTQVAHSVLQHDKFGKPLHDLRSISFVNLQRVYYPQSIMLSDVTPRKLSQSPNWGIRPMSDDLLLSSVEEAHCLLSALHQTLSNLIPVHLRGLFEDKCIEV; from the exons ATGGAGGAAGCAAAGAATATGGCGCTGCTCTTCTTCATGGATCATTTGATGCAGAAAAATGGCCGGCGAACTATACATGACTTGAGCTGCCAGTTCGGTGCACGCGG GTTTTCGGAAGAAATGCGAAATGCTGTTGGTACCACACAAGAGGGTCTCACAGAATTCCTCCAGCAACACCCATCCCTCTTCACGCTAGAGGGAGACCAA GTCATATTGAATGGGTTTGGTGATATTACTGCCAAGAACAATCCTCTTCTACAGTCAACGTCTCGTAATCGCGACTACGAAAAAGAAGCTGTTGAGTTTTTTGTAATGAAACTCACAAAGTTTGGACCAGAACTTCag ATAAAGTCGTTGCTAGGACACCGCTCACAAGCCGCTCCAGAAGTACGACTAGTTTCGGGACGACATCTTAAGGAATTCTGCGAGTTTCTGCAGTCGCAAAACGAACACTTCGTTGTAGAAGGGGATCGTGTGCGTTTAAAG AATATGCCTGAGCCTGACGATAACGCCATTGAGTTGGACGATGAAGGCAAACCTCTAGCAGGTGTGAAGGCGAAGCAGGCTGCCGTTGAGTACCTCAAAAGCGTCCTTGAGCAG aatgaaGACCAACCTATACCTCTTGATGTTTTCTATCAACGGTTCTGCCAACGGTTTTCGCATTCAATTCGACAGGACGTTGCTACAAATCCTAAGGAACTTTTACAGTTCCTTAAACTCAATCGagggcttttttttatcagaagTAACAAA GTGACTCTTGTGAAGAATAGGCCGTCCGAAGATGGTAGCGAAAACGGGTCCGACGAAGGTGATATGGagagcaataataatagtgtaTTTCCACTCGATCAAAACGCCCTAGCACGGATTCACTTTGTGAAGGCACTGAAACCAGCCCAA gAGCTGGTTGAACGTTTATGGCAAGATATCAACACACAGGATAAGAAAGTAGTGGGTCTAGACTTCAAGACAGTCACTGTGGGTATTGACGGCGAGCTGTTTTTGTCTTTGT GTGTTGTGGCCACCCAGTCACAGATTGGTGTGTTCGACCTTGCATCAAGCGATGTCATTATTATGGAAAGTGGTCTTAAAGACATACTAGAGAGCGACAAGGTTACAAAG GTGATACATGACGCTCGACGTGTTGGATCTTTGTTGGCTCATAAATACGCTGTACATATGGTTAATGTTTTTGATACCCAG GTCGCCCACTCTGTGCTACAACACGACAAATTTGGGAAGCCACTTCATGATTTGCGATCAATTTCGTTCGTAAATCTACAGCGGGTTTATTACCCGCAGTCGATAATGCTCAGTGATGTTACACCTCGGAAGCTAAGTCAAAGCCCAAA CTGGGGAATACGTCCTATGAGTGATGATCTGTTACTCTCTTCAGTCGAGGAGGCTCACTGCCTTCTTTCAGCATTACACCAAACGCTCTCCAACCTCATACCAGTGCACTTGAGAGGCCTTTTCGAGGATAAATGCATTGAGGTATGA
- a CDS encoding hypothetical protein (NECATOR_CHRIV.G17070.T2), which produces MLFSVLLASPTRPPPLSFNPGSPYRVSTRGGARGPSNTYVQPTYGDRGVGSAYTPASMRRMTDAYTQTFSTGDIQVLNVFYE; this is translated from the coding sequence ATGCTATTTTCGGTTCTGCTTGCTAGCCCTACCCGTCCTCCGCCTCTATCCTTCAATCCTGGCAGTCCATATCGAGTTTCGACCCGTGGTGGTGCAAGAGGGCCCTCCAATACTTATGTGCAGCCTACCTATGGAGATCGTGGGGTTGGCAGCGCGTATACACCTGCATCAATGCGTCGTATGACTGACGCATACACGCAAACGTTCTCGACGGGCGACATTCAAGTGCTCAACGTGTTCTACGAGTGA
- a CDS encoding hypothetical protein (NECATOR_CHRIV.G17070.T3) — translation MEEAKNMALLFFMDHLMQKNGRRTIHDLSCQFGARGFSEEMRNAVGTTQEGLTEFLQQHPSLFTLEGDQVILNGFGDITAKNNPLLQSTSRNRDYEKEAVEFFVMKLTKFGPELQIKSLLGHRSQAAPEVRLVSGRHLKEFCEFLQSQNEHFVVEGDRVRLKNMPEPDDNAIELDDEGKPLAGVKAKQAAVEYLKSVLEQNEDQPIPLDVFYQRFCQRFSHSIRQDVATNPKELLQFLKLNRGLFFIRSNKVTLVKNRPSEDGSENGSDEGDMESNNNSVFPLDQNALARIHFVKALKPAQELVERLWQDINTQDKKVVGLDFKTVTVGIDGELFLSLCVVATQSQIGVFDLASSDVIIMESGLKDILESDKVTKVIHDARRVGSLLAHKYAVHMVNVFDTQVAHSVLQHDKFGKPLHDLRSISFVNLQRVYYPQSIMLSDVTPRKLSQSPNWGIRPMSDDLLLSSVEEAHCLLSALHQTLSNLIPVHLRGLFEDKCIEPTYGDRGVGSAYTPASMRRMTDAYTQTFSTGDIQVLNVFYE, via the exons ATGGAGGAAGCAAAGAATATGGCGCTGCTCTTCTTCATGGATCATTTGATGCAGAAAAATGGCCGGCGAACTATACATGACTTGAGCTGCCAGTTCGGTGCACGCGG GTTTTCGGAAGAAATGCGAAATGCTGTTGGTACCACACAAGAGGGTCTCACAGAATTCCTCCAGCAACACCCATCCCTCTTCACGCTAGAGGGAGACCAA GTCATATTGAATGGGTTTGGTGATATTACTGCCAAGAACAATCCTCTTCTACAGTCAACGTCTCGTAATCGCGACTACGAAAAAGAAGCTGTTGAGTTTTTTGTAATGAAACTCACAAAGTTTGGACCAGAACTTCag ATAAAGTCGTTGCTAGGACACCGCTCACAAGCCGCTCCAGAAGTACGACTAGTTTCGGGACGACATCTTAAGGAATTCTGCGAGTTTCTGCAGTCGCAAAACGAACACTTCGTTGTAGAAGGGGATCGTGTGCGTTTAAAG AATATGCCTGAGCCTGACGATAACGCCATTGAGTTGGACGATGAAGGCAAACCTCTAGCAGGTGTGAAGGCGAAGCAGGCTGCCGTTGAGTACCTCAAAAGCGTCCTTGAGCAG aatgaaGACCAACCTATACCTCTTGATGTTTTCTATCAACGGTTCTGCCAACGGTTTTCGCATTCAATTCGACAGGACGTTGCTACAAATCCTAAGGAACTTTTACAGTTCCTTAAACTCAATCGagggcttttttttatcagaagTAACAAA GTGACTCTTGTGAAGAATAGGCCGTCCGAAGATGGTAGCGAAAACGGGTCCGACGAAGGTGATATGGagagcaataataatagtgtaTTTCCACTCGATCAAAACGCCCTAGCACGGATTCACTTTGTGAAGGCACTGAAACCAGCCCAA gAGCTGGTTGAACGTTTATGGCAAGATATCAACACACAGGATAAGAAAGTAGTGGGTCTAGACTTCAAGACAGTCACTGTGGGTATTGACGGCGAGCTGTTTTTGTCTTTGT GTGTTGTGGCCACCCAGTCACAGATTGGTGTGTTCGACCTTGCATCAAGCGATGTCATTATTATGGAAAGTGGTCTTAAAGACATACTAGAGAGCGACAAGGTTACAAAG GTGATACATGACGCTCGACGTGTTGGATCTTTGTTGGCTCATAAATACGCTGTACATATGGTTAATGTTTTTGATACCCAG GTCGCCCACTCTGTGCTACAACACGACAAATTTGGGAAGCCACTTCATGATTTGCGATCAATTTCGTTCGTAAATCTACAGCGGGTTTATTACCCGCAGTCGATAATGCTCAGTGATGTTACACCTCGGAAGCTAAGTCAAAGCCCAAA CTGGGGAATACGTCCTATGAGTGATGATCTGTTACTCTCTTCAGTCGAGGAGGCTCACTGCCTTCTTTCAGCATTACACCAAACGCTCTCCAACCTCATACCAGTGCACTTGAGAGGCCTTTTCGAGGATAAATGCATTGAG CCTACCTATGGAGATCGTGGGGTTGGCAGCGCGTATACACCTGCATCAATGCGTCGTATGACTGACGCATACACGCAAACGTTCTCGACGGGCGACATTCAAGTGCTCAACGTGTTCTACGAGTGA